Proteins co-encoded in one Candidatus Thiodictyon syntrophicum genomic window:
- a CDS encoding putative O-glycosylation ligase, exosortase A system-associated, with product MRDLFVTLVVFGSIPLILRKPFFGVLIGSWLGLMNPHILCWSFAAGKPFALIVALTLILSFLISKEPKRLPASALVGLLGFWWFWLFVTTLTAFYPDTAWDYWDRAWRIMLLTFLTIVLLTSRERIDALVWTCVISLGFYGVKGGIFTLLGGGASHVNGPAGTFIGGNNEIGLALVMTIPLIRYLQLTSTNRWVRYAMMAAMGLCVVAVLGTQSRGALLGLMVMILYLAVKTRNRAGLLLLLALSLPLAFMIMPESWYSRMDTIQAYDQDASALGRINAWWTAWYLALEHPFVGGGFNVFLRPTFIQYAPNPRDVHDAHSIYFQVLGQQGFVGLFTFLGIMFGSFVSLNRIRKFARSHEQLQWMGDLSSMVFVSIIGYATSGAFLGLAMFDYYYTLVAITIGLTTVAHRYAAQGVPEIAEVAPRPVIGVAVGAVGAAANRFAPPRRWLLGAIAGWFGKL from the coding sequence ATGCGCGACTTATTCGTCACACTGGTGGTCTTCGGCAGCATCCCGCTGATTCTGCGCAAGCCATTTTTCGGCGTGCTGATCGGGAGCTGGCTCGGGCTGATGAACCCGCATATTCTGTGTTGGAGCTTCGCGGCTGGAAAGCCCTTTGCGCTTATCGTCGCGCTGACGCTGATCCTGTCCTTCCTGATTTCCAAGGAGCCGAAGCGGTTGCCCGCGTCGGCACTCGTTGGGCTGTTGGGATTCTGGTGGTTCTGGTTGTTCGTGACGACCCTGACCGCCTTTTACCCCGATACTGCCTGGGATTATTGGGATCGGGCCTGGCGGATCATGCTCCTGACGTTTCTCACCATCGTGCTGTTGACGTCGCGCGAGCGCATCGACGCCCTGGTCTGGACCTGTGTCATTTCGCTCGGATTCTATGGTGTCAAGGGCGGCATCTTTACCCTGTTGGGTGGTGGTGCCAGTCATGTCAACGGACCGGCCGGTACCTTTATCGGAGGCAATAACGAGATCGGACTTGCGCTGGTCATGACCATCCCGCTGATACGTTATCTCCAGCTGACAAGTACGAACCGATGGGTCAGGTACGCGATGATGGCAGCCATGGGCCTGTGCGTCGTTGCCGTCCTCGGTACCCAATCGCGCGGCGCCCTGCTGGGATTGATGGTAATGATCCTGTATCTGGCGGTGAAGACTCGCAACCGGGCGGGGCTGTTGCTATTGCTGGCGCTGTCCCTGCCGCTGGCGTTCATGATCATGCCGGAGAGCTGGTACAGCCGGATGGATACGATACAGGCGTATGATCAGGACGCCTCCGCGCTGGGGCGTATCAATGCCTGGTGGACGGCCTGGTACCTCGCCCTCGAACACCCGTTTGTGGGCGGCGGCTTCAATGTTTTCCTGCGGCCGACCTTTATCCAATATGCCCCGAACCCGCGGGATGTACACGACGCCCACAGCATCTATTTCCAGGTGCTGGGTCAGCAGGGATTTGTCGGTCTCTTTACCTTTCTCGGGATCATGTTCGGTTCGTTTGTCAGCTTGAACCGGATAAGGAAGTTCGCGCGCTCGCATGAGCAATTGCAGTGGATGGGAGACCTGTCGTCAATGGTGTTCGTAAGTATTATCGGCTACGCGACCAGTGGGGCCTTTCTGGGGCTGGCGATGTTCGACTACTATTACACGCTGGTGGCGATCACGATCGGACTGACGACGGTTGCGCATCGCTATGCCGCGCAGGGTGTGCCGGAGATTGCAGAGGTGGCCCCGCGTCCTGTGATCGGCGTTGCGGTTGGGGCTGTCGGCGCTGCTGCCAATCGCTTCGCACCGCCGCGGCGTTGGCTCCTGGGCGCCATCGCGGGATGGTTTGGGAAGCTATGA
- a CDS encoding TIGR04063 family PEP-CTERM/XrtA system glycosyltransferase produces MKILHVLDHSIPLHSGYTFRTRAILEHQRALGWETAQVTSAKHHGAGAAVEVVDGLEFYRTTAGAGLLARLPLINQWDVIRGLERRLTQVIEQERPDLLHAHSPSLNGVAAIRAGRRCALPVVYECRAFWEDAATDHGTNSSWGLRYRLSRRLETWVFRHCDAVTCICEGLRTDICARGIPASKVTVIPNGVDLARFQYGLSRDPALAAELGLTDHVVFGFIGSFYSYEGLSLALRALPLIIREAPRIRLLLVGGGPQESALKRLTSELGLDAYVIFSGRVPHDQVERYYRLVDVLLYPRLPMRLTDLVTPLKPLEAMAQGILVMASDVGGHRELIRDGETGTLFPAGDAQSLAWAVLDLLSRRGAWDSLRRRARAAVERERGWPLSVERYRCVYDGLLLSRA; encoded by the coding sequence GTGAAGATTCTGCATGTTCTGGATCACTCGATTCCTCTGCATAGCGGTTATACCTTTCGGACGCGCGCGATCCTGGAGCATCAGCGGGCGCTGGGCTGGGAGACCGCCCAGGTTACATCGGCGAAGCACCACGGCGCTGGTGCCGCGGTGGAGGTCGTCGATGGACTTGAATTTTACCGGACCACGGCCGGAGCGGGGTTGCTTGCACGGCTGCCGTTGATCAATCAGTGGGACGTGATCCGCGGTTTGGAAAGGCGGCTGACGCAGGTGATCGAGCAGGAGCGTCCGGACCTCTTGCACGCGCACTCGCCGAGTCTGAACGGGGTGGCGGCGATCCGGGCCGGTCGGCGCTGCGCGCTGCCGGTGGTCTATGAGTGCCGCGCCTTCTGGGAGGATGCCGCCACCGACCATGGCACCAACTCGTCGTGGGGTCTACGCTATCGTCTCTCCAGGCGTCTGGAGACCTGGGTCTTTCGGCATTGCGACGCGGTCACCTGCATCTGTGAGGGATTACGCACGGATATCTGCGCGCGCGGCATTCCCGCCTCCAAGGTGACTGTCATTCCCAACGGGGTCGACCTTGCCCGCTTTCAATATGGTCTGTCGCGGGACCCGGCCCTGGCCGCTGAGCTGGGACTGACTGATCACGTCGTCTTCGGGTTCATCGGCTCTTTCTATTCCTATGAGGGGCTGTCGCTCGCGCTGCGGGCCTTGCCGCTGATTATTCGCGAGGCACCGCGGATCCGCTTGCTGCTGGTGGGTGGCGGTCCCCAAGAGTCCGCACTGAAGCGCCTGACCAGCGAACTTGGCCTCGATGCTTATGTCATTTTTTCCGGGCGGGTGCCGCACGACCAGGTCGAGCGCTACTACCGCTTGGTCGATGTCCTGCTGTACCCGCGCCTGCCCATGCGACTGACGGATCTCGTCACTCCCCTCAAGCCCTTGGAGGCGATGGCCCAAGGCATCCTGGTCATGGCCTCGGACGTCGGGGGGCATCGGGAACTGATCCGCGATGGCGAGACCGGAACCTTGTTTCCCGCCGGTGATGCGCAATCCTTGGCGTGGGCCGTGCTCGACTTGCTAAGTCGACGGGGCGCATGGGATAGTCTGCGGCGGCGGGCGCGTGCCGCGGTCGAGCGTGAGCGTGGTTGGCCACTGAGCGTGGAGCGCTACCGCTGCGTTTATGACGGGTTGCTATTGTCGCGGGCGTGA